The DNA window CTTTTTCAATTGGTTCTCCTAAGAATGATTCTGCATCTTTTTTGATTTTTTGAAGGATGAATGCGGAAATTTCCTGTGGAGAGTATTGTTTTCCGTTTACAGTAACTTTGTGATCAGTACCCATGCTTCTTTTGATTGCACTGATTGTATTTTCCGGGTTGGTTACTGCTTGTCTTCTTGCAGGTTCACCGACTAACATTTGACCGTCTTCTGTAAATGCAACATAACTTGGGAATGATTTACCGTACTGGCTTGCTCCTTCAGCAGATGGGATTGTAGTTGGTTTTCCTCCTACAAGCACTGATGCTGCTGAGTTACTTGTACCTAAATCGATTCCAATAATTTTTTCTTTTTTAGTATCAGACATAATTATCACCTTATTTTTTTCATGAATTATTTAATAAACATTATTTTTTACAAACTATAACTTTTGAATATTTAAGAACTTTGTCTTTGTACATGTAGCCTTTCATGAGCTCTTCAATGATGTATCCGTTTTCAACATCATCGGATTCCTGAACCATGAGTGCTTCATGTTTGTTCAAGTCAAATTTTTCACCTTTTGCGGGAATTTCACTTACTCCTTCTTTTGTAAGTACGTCAGTAAATTTATTGTAGATCAATTCAATACCATTTCTTAAATCTTCATCGTTTTCAGTTTCTAAAGCTCTGCCGAAGTCTTCATAGCAGTCAAGGAATTCTTTTATCACGTTTTCGTTTGCGAATTTGACAAGGTCCTTGTTTCTTTTATCAGTTATTTTTTTGAAGTTTTCGAAATCCGCTTGAAGTCTTTGTGATAGTGAAATGTATTCTTGGGTTTCGTTTTGTGATTTTTCAAGATCTTTTTGAAGCTGTTCTATCTCTTGATTTTTTTCTTCGAGAAGTTCTTCAAAATTTACGTCTAAATCTTGGGTTTCAACTTCAGTTTCACTTTTATTTTCATCAGTCATAGTTACACCTTTTTTAGGTTTTTTGAAAAACTTTTGTAATAACTCTAACCCGAGAAGATTTAATTTTAGTTCTTTAACATTGGTTTTTGGGAATTTATGGACATATAGGAAAATGGTTCATCATTCAAGAGTTATTACTTCAAGTTTTTCTGAACCAAATATTAAAGTAACCAAAAGTTATCTTTCTCTTACATTATTATAGTAACAAAAAGTTATATAAAGGTTTCGATACATAATCTATAAACATGACTAATGCAAACGACATTGAGAAAAATAAAAATGCTCGCAGAAATGTCACAGAACCTACAGGTCATATAGAAATTCGTGGAAACTATAATGACGCTGCGGATGACATTGATGTGGAAGATATCCTTGATGTAATGGGTTGTAAAACTAGAAGAGACATTATAAATCTTTTAAGGGAAGAACCTATGTTTGTTAGTGAAATCTCCAATGAACTCGACATTGGTCAAAAAGCTATTATTGCACATTTGCGTGCGATGGAAGATATAGGTATCTTGAACTCCTCTTACAAAAAGATTTTAAGAGGTCGCCCACGTAAATACTATGATTTGCAAAACGAAGTTAACATCCACATTACTATCAACAGAAACAACTTCGATGTGCAATTTACAGACGACATACTCAATACTTTACAACTGCCATCTGGAGATGAATGGTCCAAGCTATTGGACATAGAAAAAAGAATTGATGACGGTCAGCTCGAGGCAATCGACGAGCTGAAAAATCAAATCAGATTATACG is part of the uncultured Methanobrevibacter sp. genome and encodes:
- a CDS encoding nucleotide exchange factor GrpE; this translates as MTDENKSETEVETQDLDVNFEELLEEKNQEIEQLQKDLEKSQNETQEYISLSQRLQADFENFKKITDKRNKDLVKFANENVIKEFLDCYEDFGRALETENDEDLRNGIELIYNKFTDVLTKEGVSEIPAKGEKFDLNKHEALMVQESDDVENGYIIEELMKGYMYKDKVLKYSKVIVCKK
- a CDS encoding ArsR family transcriptional regulator, coding for MTNANDIEKNKNARRNVTEPTGHIEIRGNYNDAADDIDVEDILDVMGCKTRRDIINLLREEPMFVSEISNELDIGQKAIIAHLRAMEDIGILNSSYKKILRGRPRKYYDLQNEVNIHITINRNNFDVQFTDDILNTLQLPSGDEWSKLLDIEKRIDDGQLEAIDELKNQIRLYGNLLDRAEYILERTMKNR